The following DNA comes from Candidatus Nitrosotalea okcheonensis.
CTGCAGCTTGCCTTTCGCTCTGTATTGCTCTCTTGTATGATGAAAATTTGTCAAAGGCGCTTGTTGCGCTTTTTTGCTCTTCTTCCAATCTCTCCCAAATTTTGCCAAGCTCTGTTTGGTAATAATTGATATCTGAATCAATAAGCTCCTTGTACCTAACTTTATCCTTTAACTCCTTTAGAACATCAGATTTTTTTCGCCTTAGCATTACATGCTTGCGTAATTCTTCCCCTAGACTTGCACGCTTGTTTTCAAGAACGATTGCCTTTCCTTTTTCATTGACATAGCAAAAATATTCACAAAATTCATCAAATGTTCCCAGAAGCCCGGGCCTTAATATGTCCACAATCGGCCATATTTCAGAGCCTCTGTTGTAAATTGGTGTTCCAGATAGGCCTACTCTGTATTTGACAGAATCAAGCGCTGCAAGCTTTTTAACAGCTGTATATTTTTTAGTTGTCTTTGATCTGAGGTGTTGTACTTCATCGCATACAATTGTCTTGATGTTTAATTTGGCAAGATCGTCTATTCTCTTATGAAGTAAATCATAGTTTATGATGTAAACATCATATTTTCCCAGTTCTTGCGCCTTGCCTGTTCTTATCAAGACAGATGATGGATATTCAGACTCTGAAATTTTTCCGTTGCGACTACGTTTTTTGAGAAATTTTTGCGTCTCTCTCTGCCAGTTATTTAGTGTAACAAGTGGTGCTACAATTAATACTGGAAATGTTTGTTTTTCTGTCGCAAGATATGCCAAGGTCTGCACTGTATTGTGGGTTATAATTCCATTTGCAACATAATTGTGTGTCTGGGGAACCGATATATCATACACGTATCCTGAAAACTGTTTTTCATCAACTGACTTGACTGGACACCAGTTGACTGACTCTGCAGATATCTTGTGCAATTGTTGTGTCAAATTGTGATAATCTGGCTCTAACATTTTAGAAGACTGGAGGGCAAGTTGTTTACTCGTACCTTGGATGTATTTGTATTGTGTGTAAATGTCGGGGGAAAATGATATTCCAGTCTCTGCAATTTTTTGTGATGGAAATACCGTTAATTCTGCAATATCTTTTGACGACTTGTCCTTTACAACATGTGCTGTTTTTGAGGGTACTGCAACTTTATCATTGACATTTAATTCGCCAGCTCTCTTCCATCCATCGGGAGTGAGAAATCTGTGACGCTTGGTACATTCTATCTCAGAACCATTTTTGAGAGTTATCTTTGTTATGGATTCATTAATTTTTTGCCTAAATACTCTGTTCACTTGTTTGGCAACTATGCTTTTTCCATCGAAAGTTTGTATACTTGTGGGAATTTCCAGTCTGGCCCATTCTTCATCACCGCCCTTCTCTATGCTTTTTGCTCGCTTCCAAATCTTCTTGATTGCAATACTCCCGTTTGTTGTGCTGATTAGCGTATCGCCCTTTAGACACTTGCCTAGACCCATCTCGTCTGCTAGCAGTGCATTGCCGTATGATTTTAGTAGAAAATCAAGACCTTCTCTCTGAAAGTCAAGCAGGTTGCCGCGAAATTGGGGCCCGGGGCTTGCCTTGCGCAATTTTTCAATCCGTGTCCATTTTTTTTGCGGAACAATAACCTTGCGGACTTTTCTATGCCATATTGATTTTGATCTTATCTCCAGCGGATATCTGTCCATTATCCATTTTATCTTCTCTACATTTTGTATCGTATCTGGTACTATGGCTTCTTCTGGGCCATTACCGTACCATGCATGAGGTATGACACGAGCTACCATGCTTACTGCTCTGGGGCCCGTAAGTTTCCAAGTCCAGTTTTTTGAATATGTGTCCAGAACATATTCCAGGGTGCCAAATTCTTTCATAAGCTATAATTCTTCGACATTGGTAAACTCGATTTATGAATCTTTTACTTTGTGTATCTGATCGCAGTTTTATTGATTTATGGCATCTTTGAATAATTTTTAAAAGAAATTATGCCACTTTTATAAAAAATTGATGATTAAAACTGATAAATATTTGAAAAGACCCTTTTCTGAAAAAATCTATTTGGTGGATTGTTTTCGAAACTTTTTCAGCTTGTTGAATCCTAGGCTCTGCCCAAAGAATTTTTTTACATAGAAATAGGCTACAGCGGTTGCCAACGCAGCGGATGTTACAACAGTGGTAACAATGGGCCAGAATACTATCTCATGGTTTGGATAAAGGCCAAAGACTGTTGCAATTGTGTTTGGCACAAGTTCAGCTGTTCCAGCCACTGTCCACCAGATGATAAGGATGGTAACCTTGTTTGTTACTTCGGTTTGGACCACATTGACTCCTGTTGCAACCATCTGCATGATGTTTTCTGACATTTGTATCTGCCTGTCAAGTCTTCCAAGGATTACCTCAAATTTTGCAAGAATTACTTCATCGTCTGAGACCATTTCTGCATCGCCATACTTTAGATTGTGCACTGTATCATAGCTTGCCCATGTTGCATTCAAAAAAGTCAATAGCGATGTTCGTACGTTTGATAGTTCCAGAGATATGTCTCTTGTAACTTGTCTTGAACCTGCAATGTCTATCTCAAATTGCTCTGCCCTTTCCACTATGAGGCGTAATATGGAGAAATTGGACTCGCTAATTTCATCTATGATTCTTGCTAAAAGTATTGTCTGCCTGTCTGCCCAACTGTCAGCTTCTTTTGGAAGTTTTCGTAAAAGTGTGGGAGCATAATTGTATAGACGAGTAATCTTACCACCATAGTCATCATGAATGGTCACGATAAGATCTTTTTTCACAAAAACCAAAATAGGGGCAGTCAAAGTTTTGTTATTTCCTGGTACGACAAATGGTATCATGAGTCCTAGCGTATCGCCCCTGTCTTCATAACTTGACACATATCCTGATAATAGTACGGAAGGGTCCATGGTAATGTTTAATTTTTCTAAAATTTTTGGAGTTTCTCCTATGATGTTATCTACTACACACTCAATCCAAGTGAGGTGTACTGGGGATGATATCTCGACAAGTTCTTCTAAAGTGATTGTTGGTTTCTTGAATGGTACACCTTCTTGTAAACCTGCGACACTGATTGTCTTGATCATATCTTAGGGGCAAATTTGGACTTATATACACTTATTCGTGAACAAAAACTTACCTTATGTTTTTCATAATCTATTGATGCTTACAGAAAAGTTTGCTATGATATGATGACATGACAACTTGTTTTTATTTTATGTTGTAAAGTCGTGTAATAAATCATCCATAATGTCTAAAACCTGTATATCTTCAAAGCTTGCATGAACCATGTAACACTGGTTGCAATTGTGGTGATTTTTCTGATATCTGGATTATTTGTTCAACTTGGTAATGTTGATGCCAATGCCACAACAAACATTGTACCAACGTGGGTAAAGCATATTGCATTGTTATGGACGCAGGCAGAGATCTCCGATGCTGATTTTATAAATGACATGAGATGGCTTGTAGAACATCGGATTATTCCAGTAGAAGATCTTGTAGAAAATGCAGATGGTTTTATGATACCTGATTCTGTAAAAAAAATTGCATATTATTGGAGTAATGGAAACGTACCAGACAGTGAGTTTATTAGTGGAATTGAATATTTAATCCAAAATGGAGTAATTGAACTGGATGACAATTTTGTGTCAAGAGTACAGAAAGAAAGGATGTCGGAAATCTCAGTATATAATGATACAAAAAAATCCGTAGTGATTATTCCAGTTTTTACAGCATCTGCATATTCTGAACGTGGTTTTTACTCGTATTATGCAGGCAATTGTGATACCACCTGTCTGACATCTTTTATCTATGCCAATGCGCCTCTCGGATACACTGCAAGCGGACAAGCCGTGGATATTTTAGAATCCCTTGGATATTATACTCTCACAGACATTGATGTGGATAAAAATCCCAAAATTTTGTTACAATATGACAAGGTGATTGTATTGCACAATGAATACGTTACACAAAAAGAGTTTGACGCAATTACTACTCATCCACATGTAATTTACCTTTATCCTAATGCGCTGTATGGAAAAATAGTTGTGAACTATTCTGCTAATGTATTGACGCTTGTTCGTGGCCATAATTATCCGGATGTAAAAATACGCAATGGTTTTGACTGGAAATTTGACAATTCCAATCTAGAGTATAATACACAGTGCAGTAACTGGAAATTTTATAATGTAACAAATGGAATTATGCTTGACTGTTATCCTGAAAATCACATAATGCATAACATACCGCTGCTCAGGGCAATAAAAGACTATTAAATCGCCATGTTGGCCAAGTCCCAGTCTGAACATCCTAACATAATAATATGAGTTTCAAACGGATACTGACAATGAAAGTATTAGTTGATGAGATGTATGATGGGTTTGATGCCCGACTCAAGGAATTTGGATATGAAGCATTTAGCGTAAAAAAACTAATTGCCGAGGGAAAAAAACTATCTAGTGACTATTCTGTGATAAAATATGCACATGAAAACGGCATGATTGTTGTAACAGAAGATGTGGAGATTGGAAATGCATGCAAGGAAAATGATATCAGGTGTGTGTTGCTTGACAGCGAAACAATATTTCAGATAATCCTAGAAGAGTTGAGCAAGCATAAAGATCGTTAATTATTATCTGGCTTGGCAACCCTTTTTTTGACTATGATTATTATTATGATAACTAGTCCTACTATGACTGCACCATCAATGTAATCTGAATAGTGTCTGATCCTAGTCCACTGATCTCCTAGTGTCATCCCAACATATGTTAACATGGTACTCCATATGATAGAGCCTGCAAAAGTGTAAATTGAAAATTTTTTCAAGTTCATTTTTGCTATGCCGGCTGGCAATGAAATGTATGTTCTAATGGCAGGCAGTAGCCTACTTACAAATGTGGATCTATCACCATATTTTTTAAAGTATGATTCAGTCCATTCCAGGTGGGATTTTTTCAGAAGAACATATTTTCCATACTTGGCAATGAACTCTCTGCCAAGCTTTACACCTATGATATATGCCACAAGCGACCCCACTAGGTTTCCAATCGAGCCCGCAAGTATTATTAAAATTGGATTGAGTTTTCCAGTGGATGCAAGATATCCAGAAAATGGCATGATTATTTCACTTGGAATTGGTATGAGCGAACTTTCTGCTAGCATTAGAAAGAAGATTCCAAAATATCCTGTATTTGATATTGCATGGATTATGAAATTTGCTAAATTATTGATAATATCCAAAGCAACCATGTTTTGTCAATCCACTTCATTTTTTTCTTGCAAATCTTGTACCTTTACCACATTCCGCCTGTACTGGTTCCAGGCTCATCAAAGTTCCTTTGTGGCGCATGTTTGTGTGCCTTCTTCATGTGCCTGTCAAGTCTTACTGGATCGTGGAGCTCAAGACCGCACTCTTTACATTTTGTTTCAGCAGGTCCTTCTTTTTTCTTGAAAAGTCCCATGCTTTAATCATATTATTTGAGATAATATTTCTTACGGAGAAAATTGTCAAGATCTGTTTATGAAAATTAATAGGCTCTGCGTAGAGAGAACCTACGCAGAATAGCATCCAGACGGAATTGGTATGCTATGAAAAGTCATGGATTTACTACGTTGATAAGGGTTACTTTGTGCATTTTATCAAGACATATTCAATGGTATGATTTGTTGCAGCTTGTTTCATCTTTAGCATTGATCTGAACAATATTGTCTCTACATACGACGGGTATCTTTTTAAGATCTCTGATCTGAGAAACCGATGATTCTGAATATAGTATTCTGCCAGAGGTGGATATACATTTGATCCAACAAGTCTGATTTCTGTAATGTTAAGACCAATGTCTTGGATTATTTTTTTAATCGCATCAATATCATAATGCTCAGAAGACCATGTCATCTTCAAAATACCGATCTTCAAAACGCTAAACTTTGATGGTTTTGAAAGCACTGGTATTGCAAAGACGGCGGTCCCATCTTTTTTCAGAATCCTTCCAGTCTCTGATATAAATTCCTTGATTGGTCTAAAGTGCTGCGCTGATTCTAGTGCAATTATTCTGTCACATGATCGGTCTGATATGGGAATTTTTACTGCTGTTGCATTTACCAAGTTTATTTCAGATATTTTTTTCTGTATGTTTGCAAATTTGAGTTGATTGGGGTTTATGTTAAGGCATGTGATTGTAATGTTTGGGTATGCCTTTTTCCAAAGAAAAGCTGGTTCTGAAAAACCACTTCCCACATCAAGAATATGTCGTGCATTTTCAAGCTCTGCCATGTCTCCTATTAGATTGCACAGATTTGTCTGAGCATCTGCAGGACTCTTTGTTGCGTTATCCCAATATCCAAAATTAAGAAAATTTCTCCCAGTTGAAATCTGCATTAGTTCGGACAGGTAGTTGTACATGTTCACAATGTCGCCCTCTCCACGTCGCAGTGTCCATAGGATGACATCCATGGGATTGGGGTTGTTCAATATGGAAAACGATCAAAACACGGGTGTATTAAGATATGAATTCTCGCAGGTGAGGTTCAAAAATCACTGATCTTTTTATTTAGCTTGACAAAACTAGTATGCAATGGAAAAATGTGACGCTCGAACCAGAGCGTACAAGAATGGAAAGACTTTTGATCAATGCAGGGATATTGCAAAGATTATTGTTTTACAAATGGAGGAAAAGATTAACCAATCTGGTCAAGTGGAATGGGACGAAATCCTCCGCACTGTTGAGCATGACGAATTGGTATACAAGCTTACTCTGAAATATCTCAGGCAAAATGGGTATGATATTGGAGACTGGAAAAGACCGCGTGTCATAAAGTCTATCTAGAGTTTACTGCACAACTCTCATTCTGCGACTTTATCTTCTTGGCCATTATGATGGGAGTTACAAAAAGAACCGGAATGGATATTGCAATAAAGACTGTCTGGATTTGGGCCTCGACGCTTGTTAAGAACAAAGTAAATGTTGTGGCTCCTGTTCCAAAACCAAATAACATGGTAAACATCGTACCTGCACACGTAGGGCATCCGACAAACAACCCTGTTATTGCTCCAAACGCCCCGAGATTTCCTCCACTTTTTGCAATGGAAAATACGGTCGATGATAACGCAAAATTCAAACCGACCAAGAATGACACCATGACTAGTAGCAGTAAATTTAATGGAATTATCTGTAATCCTATATGTTCTGTAAAAAATGCAAAAATCATTGGCATGTAGCCTGGAAGATCACAGCATGGCGAGAGCTCTATGTGTGGAGGTTGTGGAAATCCATAATCTGTAGCATTGATGTCTGGCTTGTAGATTATTATTCCTGAAGTAAATGCAAAAAATAATCCGTATCCTATTGTACTTATGACGAAAATTTGTTTTGATCTTTTGTTATGTGTGGCATTTGCAATAATTGATAAGATGGTAGAGTCTGCATGTGTGATCTTTGACTTGTACATCTTGTACAACCCCCAACCTATGGCTCCAAATGATGAAAATAGTACAGCGTATGTAGCAACTGCAAGGTTTTGCAAGGCGGGCATGGCAGCGGGCGTGATTATTAGACTGTTATTTTTTGTATATGCTAAAAATGATATGGCAATAGCTAAAAAGCCAACTAGTACGAGTGCAAGATGGGAACGACCACGTATTTTTTGTTTTTCCACTTGTACAAAATTCTCAGCCTGGCATTAAATTCTATCTCCTATTCTCTCCAAAGTGTTTATCTTGGGTAATTCCATACTTGATCTAGTCGTGAAGATCGACGAGCCTCAAGATTCTGATTATGCCGAGACCAAGATAACCTACGTGGGTTTTGTAGATCCGTACGGGGTTGAAGGGCTTTTGATCCTACGATCAGACGACGGTAAAGAATTTCACATGAGAGCCTTTTCAGGAGAAGTTGCAAGACACATATCTAATTTTATTGAAGGACAACGAGATGCGATTCCAACTATATACAACATGGTAGAAGAAATTGCGGAACTAAACGAGCTTGTACTTGTAAAGATAAAAGTATATGAAAGTGGCAGCGTCTTGCGTGCCAATGTCTACTTTACTGGAAAACATGATCTTGTAATGCGTAACTACCGTGCATCTGATTCTATAGCACTTGCAACATTTTATAACATACCAATACTGGTCAGAAAAAATCTCTTGAAAGAAAAAATGGAAGCCTAGGTTAGCACTTGTTCCAATTTTCCTTCCTGCTGTGCAATTCTTAACTCCATTGCAATCCTGCGTCCAACACCAAAAGTTTCACCATATTTGTATTTTGTATATGGACTTGTTGTAGCAAGAATTGGATTTCCTGGAACTCGTAATGATACGTCATACACTACGATGTCTAGGTCACGGGTTATGACGCTTTGCAGAGAAAATGGACCGATGATCCCTGGCGCATACTCTTTTTTCACGGCATTGACAAACTTGTCTCCAGCATCTATGACCTGCTCAAGTAGGGATTCTCTAATGCTTGCAGGTGTGTGACCTACCTCGATATTTTGTAATTCGATGTTTGTCTCAAGCTGTTGTTTTGCAGGAAGTGAAACAAAGTCATGAAGGTTTGTCTGCAATCTTCTTTCTATTCCAAGAAAATCAACCTCTTTTGATATCGGTGTATGGAAATAATTGAAATTAAAATAAGTTCCTATGATAAATTCCTCGATGCTTGCAGTCTTGAGTGCATCTCTTGAAATCAATCCTTGTTTTATCTTGGTCTCTGTCTTGTCCCTGTATTCTGCATATGATGATACATTGAAAAAAGCACGTTCAAGCTTGCGTTTTTTTTCCTGAACTTTTACTATTACTGGTCTGTCTATGTCTTTTGGATCTTTGAACAGTCTTGGAAAACGTATCCTTGCTTTTTGTAGCAAGTAATATTGGTTTTTCTTGTTGGCCCGCTCCTCTGCCTGGAACAAGGCTCTGTTTCCAAACAATGGTACTTTGAACTTGTTCTCGACACCGTCGTATCCAAGATATGCAGTAAGGGCTCTATGTGGAACCACTATTGTACCGGAATCTCTCAGTCTTGACTGGATCTTGGGAGATAGCATGTCTTGGAACCTCTTCACTATTATGATGTCATCTGCAAGCCTTGAAAATCTCCTGTATGGCACATCTCTTCCCTTTTGGCAAACCACGACTGTCTTGAAATTTTCATCCTTTGCACCGTCCATTATTTCAAGTGCCGAATGACTCCCAAGTGCACCAATGGTTAGTTCAGAATACTTGTTTACAATATCTACAATGGCTGATTTTCTTATCACGTCGTATCTATTTTATCTGGGTAAAAAAGCGTTATCCAAAGCAAACGTGGATTATTTGTATTTCTTACCGTGAATAAATTTCTAACAAAAAAGGGGATGAACTTTTTGAAAAAACTACTTGAGGTCTTCCTTGTCCTTGAAATCCTTGAGCTCTTTTTCAGATTCTAATCTGCCTTTCTCAAACTCGCCCTTTGCCTTTCCAAACGTTTTTGCAAGTTCAGGGATCTTTTTGGCACCAAATATCAAAACCCCTATTATTACCACTGCAATTATTACATTTTCATATGCCATTAGTGGCTTAAATGCGGCAGATTAAGATTTAAACGTTCCAATATTTTTTGCCTGTCTCTCAGATACCGCCATACCTATTAGATACAACACTATCATAGGACCTGCTACGAACCACATGGTTACTCCACTACCATCTGGTGTTATTGCTGCACCAAGTATGACCATCGCAATTATTGCATACCGTATGTTATTCCTCCAAAATTTTGGGTCAATTAGTTCAGATGTAGTAAGTGCATACATTATCAATGGTAGCTGAAATGATACTCCAAATGCAAGAATAAACTGCAGTACAAATGTGATAAAATCTATTATGTTCAAAAATGTGAGCAAGTCTGCAGATTGTCCATATTTGTAAAGAAATTCTAGTATGTATGGAGTGACGAAAAAATATGAAAATATGCCTCCTATTGTGAAAAGAATGATGGCTGGAATTGTTATGTTTCTAATTATCTGGATCTCCTTTCTATGCAACGCAGGTGCCAAAAATCCTACAAACTCTTTGACTATGACTGGCATTGAGAACACCATTCCAAGCAATACTGCAATATAAAACTGGGAAAAAAATGCCTGTCCTGGGGCTGTCTGGATTAATTGTACCGTTGATGGTAATAGATGATGCTTCATTGATATTGTTACTTGTGCTGCCATGTTGTTAAATGGACTAAATGTTGGATAATACAGCTTGATGTTATTGTACATAAATGGCGTAAGATGAAAACTCAGGATGAAAAATGAGATTAACGCTATCGCAATGACTGACCTAAATATTCTTTTTCTTAAATCATCAAGATGCTGGCTGATGGTCATAGACTTGTCCATTATAGATTATGAAATGGGCAGATCTGTATTAATAGTATTTTTTCTACAGTCCTGGTATTGGAAGTATCTTGCTTGAGGGCAAGTTACTTTTTTCTTGTTCTGGCACAGTAAAGTTTTCAAGCTCTATTGTAAGTTCAGTGCTTACCTCAAAATTGTCGCCAAGCTGGACTGCAAGTTCTGCAATTTCTTTTGGTGCGTATATCTCACGTGAGCCCTTTAGGAATAT
Coding sequences within:
- a CDS encoding DEAD/DEAH box helicase codes for the protein MKEFGTLEYVLDTYSKNWTWKLTGPRAVSMVARVIPHAWYGNGPEEAIVPDTIQNVEKIKWIMDRYPLEIRSKSIWHRKVRKVIVPQKKWTRIEKLRKASPGPQFRGNLLDFQREGLDFLLKSYGNALLADEMGLGKCLKGDTLISTTNGSIAIKKIWKRAKSIEKGGDEEWARLEIPTSIQTFDGKSIVAKQVNRVFRQKINESITKITLKNGSEIECTKRHRFLTPDGWKRAGELNVNDKVAVPSKTAHVVKDKSSKDIAELTVFPSQKIAETGISFSPDIYTQYKYIQGTSKQLALQSSKMLEPDYHNLTQQLHKISAESVNWCPVKSVDEKQFSGYVYDISVPQTHNYVANGIITHNTVQTLAYLATEKQTFPVLIVAPLVTLNNWQRETQKFLKKRSRNGKISESEYPSSVLIRTGKAQELGKYDVYIINYDLLHKRIDDLAKLNIKTIVCDEVQHLRSKTTKKYTAVKKLAALDSVKYRVGLSGTPIYNRGSEIWPIVDILRPGLLGTFDEFCEYFCYVNEKGKAIVLENKRASLGEELRKHVMLRRKKSDVLKELKDKVRYKELIDSDINYYQTELGKIWERLEEEQKSATSAFDKFSSYKRAIQSERQAAGVAKVPHVIEFVKNIMEIEESVVVFCHHKAIHELLHRSLSEYSPASIIGGQSDKERQEGIDRFQNGETKLIIAGLRAGNVGINLSRARYVIFAELDWSPAIHRQAEDRLHRIGQKNTVFAYYLMGNGTLDDHVANVLVDKSYEIDAIMDEKVETFENKEKAELILAQIHDKLTHSMIR
- a CDS encoding class I SAM-dependent methyltransferase, with protein sequence MNNPNPMDVILWTLRRGEGDIVNMYNYLSELMQISTGRNFLNFGYWDNATKSPADAQTNLCNLIGDMAELENARHILDVGSGFSEPAFLWKKAYPNITITCLNINPNQLKFANIQKKISEINLVNATAVKIPISDRSCDRIIALESAQHFRPIKEFISETGRILKKDGTAVFAIPVLSKPSKFSVLKIGILKMTWSSEHYDIDAIKKIIQDIGLNITEIRLVGSNVYPPLAEYYIQNHRFLRSEILKRYPSYVETILFRSMLKMKQAATNHTIEYVLIKCTK
- the tatC gene encoding twin-arginine translocase subunit TatC, translated to MDKSMTISQHLDDLRKRIFRSVIAIALISFFILSFHLTPFMYNNIKLYYPTFSPFNNMAAQVTISMKHHLLPSTVQLIQTAPGQAFFSQFYIAVLLGMVFSMPVIVKEFVGFLAPALHRKEIQIIRNITIPAIILFTIGGIFSYFFVTPYILEFLYKYGQSADLLTFLNIIDFITFVLQFILAFGVSFQLPLIMYALTTSELIDPKFWRNNIRYAIIAMVILGAAITPDGSGVTMWFVAGPMIVLYLIGMAVSERQAKNIGTFKS
- a CDS encoding bifunctional nuclease family protein, yielding MKIDEPQDSDYAETKITYVGFVDPYGVEGLLILRSDDGKEFHMRAFSGEVARHISNFIEGQRDAIPTIYNMVEEIAELNELVLVKIKVYESGSVLRANVYFTGKHDLVMRNYRASDSIALATFYNIPILVRKNLLKEKMEA
- a CDS encoding Sec-independent protein translocase subunit TatA/TatB, with the protein product MAYENVIIAVVIIGVLIFGAKKIPELAKTFGKAKGEFEKGRLESEKELKDFKDKEDLK
- a CDS encoding N,N-dimethylformamidase beta subunit family domain-containing protein, which codes for MNHVTLVAIVVIFLISGLFVQLGNVDANATTNIVPTWVKHIALLWTQAEISDADFINDMRWLVEHRIIPVEDLVENADGFMIPDSVKKIAYYWSNGNVPDSEFISGIEYLIQNGVIELDDNFVSRVQKERMSEISVYNDTKKSVVIIPVFTASAYSERGFYSYYAGNCDTTCLTSFIYANAPLGYTASGQAVDILESLGYYTLTDIDVDKNPKILLQYDKVIVLHNEYVTQKEFDAITTHPHVIYLYPNALYGKIVVNYSANVLTLVRGHNYPDVKIRNGFDWKFDNSNLEYNTQCSNWKFYNVTNGIMLDCYPENHIMHNIPLLRAIKDY
- a CDS encoding CorA family divalent cation transporter → MIKTISVAGLQEGVPFKKPTITLEELVEISSPVHLTWIECVVDNIIGETPKILEKLNITMDPSVLLSGYVSSYEDRGDTLGLMIPFVVPGNNKTLTAPILVFVKKDLIVTIHDDYGGKITRLYNYAPTLLRKLPKEADSWADRQTILLARIIDEISESNFSILRLIVERAEQFEIDIAGSRQVTRDISLELSNVRTSLLTFLNATWASYDTVHNLKYGDAEMVSDDEVILAKFEVILGRLDRQIQMSENIMQMVATGVNVVQTEVTNKVTILIIWWTVAGTAELVPNTIATVFGLYPNHEIVFWPIVTTVVTSAALATAVAYFYVKKFFGQSLGFNKLKKFRKQSTK
- a CDS encoding formate--phosphoribosylaminoimidazolecarboxamide ligase family protein, with amino-acid sequence MIRKSAIVDIVNKYSELTIGALGSHSALEIMDGAKDENFKTVVVCQKGRDVPYRRFSRLADDIIIVKRFQDMLSPKIQSRLRDSGTIVVPHRALTAYLGYDGVENKFKVPLFGNRALFQAEERANKKNQYYLLQKARIRFPRLFKDPKDIDRPVIVKVQEKKRKLERAFFNVSSYAEYRDKTETKIKQGLISRDALKTASIEEFIIGTYFNFNYFHTPISKEVDFLGIERRLQTNLHDFVSLPAKQQLETNIELQNIEVGHTPASIRESLLEQVIDAGDKFVNAVKKEYAPGIIGPFSLQSVITRDLDIVVYDVSLRVPGNPILATTSPYTKYKYGETFGVGRRIAMELRIAQQEGKLEQVLT
- a CDS encoding DUF5615 family PIN-like protein, which produces MKVLVDEMYDGFDARLKEFGYEAFSVKKLIAEGKKLSSDYSVIKYAHENGMIVVTEDVEIGNACKENDIRCVLLDSETIFQIILEELSKHKDR
- a CDS encoding DedA family protein, which translates into the protein MVALDIINNLANFIIHAISNTGYFGIFFLMLAESSLIPIPSEIIMPFSGYLASTGKLNPILIILAGSIGNLVGSLVAYIIGVKLGREFIAKYGKYVLLKKSHLEWTESYFKKYGDRSTFVSRLLPAIRTYISLPAGIAKMNLKKFSIYTFAGSIIWSTMLTYVGMTLGDQWTRIRHYSDYIDGAVIVGLVIIIIIIVKKRVAKPDNN